Proteins encoded together in one Impatiens glandulifera chromosome 1, dImpGla2.1, whole genome shotgun sequence window:
- the LOC124921408 gene encoding IQ domain-containing protein IQM2-like has product MGISLSCPFTAYNALASVIESIVGSIGFDDDEVKTPTHTRSISFKRKDSIPKTAVKQLDDDGTDDITVNVDEIVKPRLVVPVLDMTNPRHEAAIKLQKVYKSFRTRRKLADCAVLIEQSWWKLLDFAELKRSSISYFDVDKHESAISRWSRARTRAAKVGKGLSKNGKAQKLALQHWLEAIDPRHRYGHNLHFYYDQWLHSQSKEPFFYWLDIGEGKEMNLVDKCPRSKLLQQCIKYLGPMERMAYEVVVNDGKLLYKRTGEFLNTSDPEGAKWIFVLSTSMSLYVGQKKRGTFQHSSFLAGGAASSAGRIVVENGTLKAIWPHSGHYRPTPENFQDFISFLNKNNVDLTNVELDPKEDEESVVNKMRSVSTKEDSIDDKSIGLHERKMSAISIPDKDDLLENEEMAVANRILERINSKEKMDSYGQLSKQLSRKWSTGAGPRIGCLRVYPTELQCHALEQVNLSPRRNDDNPIRSNSSMEFLSNSYDEMKKSGGELSRLSFSMPHQPSPLGGDRRC; this is encoded by the exons ATGGGGATTTCTTTGTCATGCCCATTTACCGCATACAATGCTTTGGCGAGCGTTATCGAGTCAATTGTGGGGTCAATCGGTTTTGACGACGACGAGGTTAAAACTCCCACTCACACTCGTTCAATCAGCTTCAAACGTAAAGATTCGATTCCCAAAACCGCTGTAAAACAATTAGATGATGATGGTACTGATGATATCACTGTTAATGTTGATGAAATTGTTAAACCGAGATTGGTGGTTCCTGTTCTTGACATGACAAATCCAAGGCATGAAGCTGCTATAAAGTTACAGAAAGTATACAAAAGCTTTCGAACAAGACGAAAGCTAGCTGATTGTGCTGTCTTGATTGAGCAAAGTTGGTGGAAGTTATTGGATTTTGCAGAACTCAAGAGGAGTTCAATATCGTATTTTGATGTCGATAAACACGAATCTGCTATTTCCCGGTGGTCGAGGGCCAGAACCAGGGCTGCCAAG GTTGGGAAAGGCTTATCCAAGAATGGTAAAGCTCAAAAACTTGCATTACAACATTGGCTCGAGGcg ATTGATCCGCGACACAGATACGGGCATaatcttcatttttattatgatCAATGGCTGCATTCTCAGAGCAAAGAGCCCTTCTTCTATTG GCTGGATATTGGTGAAGGGAAAGAGATGAATCTTGTTGATAAGTGCCCAAGATCGAAACTTTTGCAGCAATGCATCAAATATCTTGGCCCG ATGGAAAGGATGGCGTATGAAGTTGTAGTTAACGATGGAAAGCTACTGTATAAGCGAACCGGGGAGTTTTTGAACACTAGTGACCCCGAAGGGGCAAAATGGATATTTGTCCTCAGCACGTCGATGTCTCTATATGTCGGTCAAAAGAAGAGAGGAACGTTCCAACATTCTAGCTTCTTGGCTGGAGGAGCCGCGTCTTCTGCTGGTAGGATTGTTGTCGAGAATGGCACCTTAAAG GCGATTTGGCCTCACAGTGGTCATTATAGACCAACACCCGAAAACTTTCAAGACTTCATCTCGTTCTTGAACAAGAACAACGTAGATCTTACAAACGTCGAG TTGGACCCGAAAGAAGACGAAGAATCTGTTGTCAATAAAATGAGAAGTGTTTCTACCAAGGAAGACTCGATCGATGATAAATCCATAGGCCTGCATGAGAGAAAAATGTCGGCCATCTCGATACCAGATAAGGATGATTTGTTGGAGAATGAAGAAATGGCCGTGGCTAACCGTATTTTGGAAAGAATTAATTCGAAAGAAAAGATGGATTCGTATGGGCAGTTAAGTAAACAATTGTCGAGAAAATGGAGTACGGGTGCTGGACCAAGAATCGGGTGTTTGAGGGTTTACCCGACCGAGCTGCAATGTCATGCTTTGGAACAAGTAAACTTGTCTCCAAGGAGAAATGACGATAATCCGATAAGATCAAACTCATCGATGGAATTCTTATCGAATAGTTACGACGAGATGAAGAAGAGTGGAGGAGAATTGTCGCGGTTAAGTTTTTCGATGCCGCACCAACCCTCTCCTTTAGGTGGTGACCGACGGTGTTAG